A part of Ptychodera flava strain L36383 chromosome 11, AS_Pfla_20210202, whole genome shotgun sequence genomic DNA contains:
- the LOC139144131 gene encoding uncharacterized protein: MAVSVESTSTVAEALFVFHTWDKDKFGLPATHRNLIKDFCRRKRNVIKVYATTLDLRLSEAQEKDANDIGVHLIVAERNKWANEKQDPAVLRWLLDHKVHYQRLDELKNVKYVIGYTPETHSAAADIREKLFPDADLVLINCSTASKENGDEFDYKMLDAASEADLLFSLGPLTHKHFEIEYRAERNGKRLCDIPHREIAPIPNVSCKWANIPKDITEPVLFTYGRIDDEEALKRCGPIAAAIGNFSSAWKKHVRGKVTWKIQGISEVMEKRSREFFDDSLKNGNTKLQPYFNTSIDKLTTHLFQSHLCIPLPSTDQSHFDGIEAMSSAVPLVSIEDTHLAEFIGKYLKEYMDSCIVEKTEGHLTNHIQRVFSNIPLAFEKAERLRKTYISSKQTQNTYEEFAALLTPSQNERPSEDNTAERPLEVTFSLPEDAYRRYRQSEVQHTNAERVSRQDAEWSDLVSLFAKVIDTILESEERCQQVHHVIKDKCGSVRISFMKKESLVVTLDVPRLVNLYRLERTTKSGSLAEAMEPLLVTDEMKAKAKRAGIPGHLMKLQVTYNQATFQAIRRFLIKRISITLSFFIGSQHQSCSCLIYITNGYSGHFIRTPR, translated from the exons ATGGCTGTCAGTGTTGAAAGTACTTCGACAGTAGCTGAGGCACTGTTTGTGTTTCACACCTGGGATAAAGACAAGTTTGGTTTACCTGCTACTCATAGGAACCTTATCAAAGATTTCTGTCGAAGGAAACGTAATGTTATAAAGGTCTATGCTACCACTCTTGACCTTAGATTGAGTGAAGCGCAGGAGAAAGATGCCAACGATATTGGTGTTCATTTGATCGTTGCCGAAAGAAATAAGTGGGCTAACGAAAAACAAGATCCTGCAGTATTGCGTTGGTTACTGGATCACAAAGTCCATTATCAGCGTTTGGATGAGCTGAAGAACGTAAAGTACGTGATTGGGTACACACCAGAGACGCATAGTGCAGCAGCAGACATTCGTGAGAAATTATTCCCTGACGCCGATTTGGTTCTGATCAACTGCTCTACAGCCAGCAAGGAGAATGGCGATGAATTCGATTACAAGATGCTGGACGCTGCCAGTGAAGCAGATTTGTTATTTTCACTTGGACCTCTCACACACAAACATTTCGAAATTGAGTATCGGGCAGAACGTAATGGCAAGAGGTTGTGTGACATTCCTCATCGAGAAATTGCTCCAATACCAAACGTAAGCTGCAAATGGGCAAATATTCCTAAGGACATCACTGAACCAGTCCTGTTCACGTATGGTCGAATCGATGATGAGGAGGCGTTGAAACGATGTGGACCTATTGCTGCAGCAATTGGTAACTTTTCAAGTGCGTGGAAGAAGCACGTGCGAGGCAAAGTGACATGGAAAATACAAGGAATCTCGGAAGTAATGGAAAAGCGAAGCCGCGAGTTTTTCGATGACAGCTTGAAAAATGGTAACACCAAATTGCAGCCTTATTTCAACACTTCCATTGACAAACTTACAACACACCTCTTCCAGAGTCACCTGTGTATTCCTCTACCAAGTACCGATCAGAGTCATTTTGATGGCATAGAAGCTATGTCTTCAGCGGTTCCTCTAGTCAGTATCGAAGACACCCACCTCGCGGAATTCATCGGCAAGTACTTAAAAGAGTACATGGACTCCTGTATTGTAGAGAAGACTGAAGGACATCTGACTAATCATATACAGAGGGTATTCAGTAACATTCCTCTGGCATTTGAGAAAGCTGAACGACTGAGGAAAACTTACATAAGcagtaaacaaacacaaaacaccTATGAAGAATTCGCTGCTCTGTTAACGCCTTCCCAAAATGAGAGACCATCAGAGGATAATACTG CCGAAAGACCTCTTGAAGTCACTTTCTCTTTGCCGGAAGACGCATACCGTCGATATCGACAAAGTGAGGTACAGCATACAAATGCAGAGAGGGTCAGTCGTCAAGATGCTGAATGGAGTGATTTAGTTTCACTTTTTGCAAAGGTAATTGATACCATTTTGGAAAGTGAGGAAAGGTGTCAACAAGTACATCACGTCATCAAAGACAAGTGTGGCAGTGTTCGCATATCGTTTATGAAGAAGGAGTCACTTGTAGTCACGTTAGACGTACCTCGTCTTGTAAATCTGTACAGACTGGAGAGGACGACAAAATCTGGAAGTCTTGCTGAAGCTATGGAACCATTGCTGGTAACTGACGAGATGAAGGCCAAGGCAAAAAGAGCCGGTATTCCAGGACATCTTATGAAATTACAAGTTACATACAACCAGGCAACATTTCAGGCTATACGACGATTCCTCATTAAGCGTATAAGTATTACACTTTCCTTTTTTATTGGATCGCAACACCAAAGTTGTTCATGTTTAATCTATATTACTAATGGATATAGTGGACATTTTATAAGAACTCCAAGGTAG